In Desulfomonile tiedjei DSM 6799, a genomic segment contains:
- a CDS encoding pyridoxal phosphate-dependent decarboxylase family protein, with the protein MTLEVKSLSLLGKALEKLEQGFDGLPHFGRSVDTTALESILTEVAERMKDNYPYEHPLYVGQMLKPPHPIARLAYALSLWINPNNHALDGGRCSSHMEKEAVAEIARIFGWDIHLGHLCSGGTMANLEALWIAGSVNPGKKIVASVQAHYTHSRICGVLNIPFEAVPCDNLARMKTDDLETLLKRGDVGTVVATLGTTATGSIDPLPEIIELRKKYGFRLHVDSAYGGYFILAQNLRDSSRTAYDRLHEVDSIVVDPHKHGLQPYGCGCVLFKDPSVGRFYKHDSPYTYFTSSELHLGEISLECSRPGASAVALWATQKMFPLVRGGQFADDLERCRTAALKFFTFLTEDSRFMTAMEPELDIVIWAVAARSASEASRLASELFDGAAAENLHLAKANLPAYLLADHWPSLEWDQDYITCLRACMMKPEHLDWIPQITSALKRAAEKIL; encoded by the coding sequence ATGACTCTGGAAGTAAAGAGCCTTTCCCTTCTCGGAAAGGCACTCGAAAAACTTGAGCAGGGGTTCGACGGATTACCTCACTTTGGCCGCTCTGTTGACACAACCGCCCTTGAATCCATTCTCACCGAGGTGGCAGAGCGGATGAAGGACAACTACCCCTATGAGCACCCTCTGTACGTCGGCCAAATGCTGAAACCTCCCCATCCTATCGCTCGACTGGCCTATGCGCTTTCTCTGTGGATTAATCCCAACAATCATGCTCTTGATGGCGGTCGCTGCAGTTCTCACATGGAAAAAGAAGCAGTCGCCGAAATAGCGCGGATTTTCGGATGGGATATTCACCTCGGACATCTCTGCAGCGGCGGAACCATGGCCAACCTTGAAGCCCTATGGATTGCGGGTTCAGTAAATCCGGGCAAAAAAATCGTGGCTTCCGTGCAGGCTCATTACACTCACAGCCGGATCTGCGGAGTACTGAATATCCCCTTCGAGGCCGTGCCGTGTGACAATCTTGCTCGCATGAAAACCGACGATCTTGAAACACTGCTGAAACGAGGCGATGTGGGAACCGTTGTGGCTACTCTGGGGACCACTGCGACAGGCTCCATAGACCCGCTTCCGGAAATTATCGAGCTTCGGAAAAAGTACGGATTCAGACTGCATGTCGATTCTGCGTACGGCGGCTATTTCATCCTGGCACAAAACCTTCGTGATTCTTCCAGAACGGCATACGATAGACTGCACGAAGTCGATTCCATTGTTGTGGATCCGCACAAGCACGGACTTCAACCGTACGGATGCGGATGTGTATTGTTCAAAGATCCGTCCGTAGGAAGATTTTACAAACATGATTCTCCGTACACATATTTCACGTCCTCAGAGCTTCACCTGGGGGAGATAAGTCTGGAGTGTTCGAGACCGGGTGCCTCAGCAGTAGCGCTGTGGGCTACGCAGAAGATGTTTCCCCTCGTTCGTGGAGGACAATTTGCTGACGATCTCGAAAGATGCCGGACCGCTGCTCTCAAGTTCTTTACATTCCTGACAGAAGACTCCCGTTTCATGACGGCAATGGAACCCGAACTGGATATCGTCATATGGGCAGTAGCTGCTCGATCCGCTTCAGAGGCTTCCAGATTGGCTTCGGAACTGTTTGACGGCGCAGCGGCTGAGAATCTCCACCTCGCAAAAGCGAACCTTCCTGCCTACCTGCTCGCAGACCACTGGCCTTCTCTAGAATGGGATCAGGATTATATCACCTGCTTACGGGCATGTATGATGAAACCGGAACACCTGGACTGGATTCCCCAGATTACTTCCGCGCTGAAACGAGCGGCAGAAAAGATCCTGTAA
- a CDS encoding selenium metabolism-associated LysR family transcriptional regulator: MEIHRLKVFCKVVELRSFTKAGESLKLAQPTISEHIRGLEESLGEKLIDRLSRGVLPTPAGRILYQYARNIIQLSDDAIQALEHFKGKLAGTLVLGASTIPGTYVLPRLVGLFKTLHPAIQITLRISDTAEIAGSVVENDLEAGFVGSKPGDRRLSSEEFFLDELVLVVSPEHPWTRRGSIELEELSGEPFIMREDGSGTRTAMTRILEQAGFDASRLNIVAEMGSTEAVRQGIKARIGVSILSREAVAEDFRYGTLAPVPVDGIRFPRPLFLIHRKNRQLSPVCSEFLNFIRDKKEPSANQV; this comes from the coding sequence ATGGAAATCCATCGGCTGAAAGTTTTCTGCAAAGTGGTTGAACTGAGAAGTTTTACAAAAGCTGGAGAAAGCCTTAAACTCGCTCAACCTACCATAAGCGAGCACATTCGAGGCCTCGAGGAATCGCTTGGGGAAAAGCTCATAGATCGTCTTAGCAGAGGCGTCCTTCCAACTCCTGCAGGGAGAATCCTCTATCAGTACGCGCGGAATATCATTCAGCTCAGTGATGATGCAATCCAGGCTTTGGAGCATTTCAAGGGAAAATTGGCGGGAACCCTTGTGCTGGGAGCAAGCACTATCCCCGGCACATACGTGCTTCCAAGGCTCGTAGGTCTGTTCAAGACTCTTCATCCTGCAATTCAGATCACACTTCGTATTTCCGACACTGCAGAGATCGCAGGCAGCGTGGTCGAAAACGATCTGGAGGCAGGCTTCGTCGGCTCGAAACCAGGGGATCGGAGACTTTCATCGGAAGAATTCTTTCTGGACGAGCTTGTGCTGGTAGTATCCCCGGAACATCCCTGGACGAGAAGAGGCAGTATCGAGCTGGAAGAACTGTCTGGGGAACCGTTCATTATGCGGGAAGACGGTAGCGGCACCCGGACGGCCATGACTCGCATTCTCGAACAGGCGGGTTTCGATGCTTCTCGGCTGAACATTGTGGCGGAGATGGGGAGCACCGAAGCGGTACGGCAGGGAATCAAAGCTCGGATCGGAGTATCCATACTCTCCCGTGAAGCTGTTGCCGAGGATTTTCGCTACGGCACACTCGCTCCGGTTCCGGTGGATGGAATCCGCTTCCCGAGACCGTTGTTTCTGATCCATCGCAAAAACCGACAACTGTCCCCTGTCTGTTCGGAATTCCTCAATTTTATCCGAGACAAAAAAGAGCCCTCTGCAAATCAAGTTTAA
- a CDS encoding sigma-54-dependent transcriptional regulator, translating into MQNENLNILVVEDNPIDALVLEQALREERSQFSCHRVQYLKDAVKRIEEQNFDVMLLDLGLPDSNGIGTFIKAHTFAPDLPIVVLSGLDDEALGVEAVKLGAQDYLVKGKTDGYVLARAIHYAIQRQRLVNDRRTAEYALRQSEERFRTIFEGAMDCIYLKDRSLRYTQVNPAMERLFDLPANAFIGKTEQEILGEDVSAYTKDIEARVLKGEMIEEEHTRRIHGVPVTFIEVRVPNRNADNQIIGLCGIARDITERKKTDFVPPNQIDKYSSPVMKQTMARLIMAAEREATILLLGESGCGKDYLARFIHVHSKRADGPFFAINCAAVAPELAESELFGHERGAFTGAHGRKRGLLELAEGGTLLLNEIGELSLTLQAKLLTFLDTRQFNRVGGEKSISVNARLIAATNRDLEKEVESGRFRKDLYYRLNVISISIPPLRERREDIPILVREMIAKLRSEIQLPGMPHISPAAMDALVNYHWPGNVRELRNVLERALMLSDNRNISLSHLGLDGSISKEWSMSVNFPHDRTLNDITREVKSALVNEALRRSNGSRQGAARLLGISRYSLKHYMNSLDLDFDED; encoded by the coding sequence ATGCAAAACGAAAATCTGAACATTTTGGTAGTTGAAGATAATCCGATTGATGCGCTGGTCCTGGAACAAGCTTTGAGAGAGGAACGCAGTCAGTTTTCCTGTCATCGCGTTCAGTATCTCAAAGATGCAGTTAAACGGATAGAAGAGCAGAACTTTGATGTTATGTTGCTGGATCTTGGCCTTCCGGACAGCAACGGAATAGGTACCTTTATCAAGGCGCACACCTTCGCACCCGATCTCCCCATTGTTGTCCTGTCCGGACTCGATGACGAAGCACTGGGCGTTGAGGCGGTGAAACTTGGGGCACAGGATTATCTGGTCAAAGGAAAGACGGACGGATACGTTCTTGCCAGAGCAATTCATTATGCCATTCAACGCCAGAGACTTGTCAATGACAGACGAACAGCGGAGTACGCTCTCAGACAAAGTGAGGAGCGCTTCAGGACCATATTCGAAGGCGCTATGGACTGCATATACCTCAAGGATCGTTCGCTCAGATATACTCAAGTGAATCCTGCAATGGAAAGGCTTTTCGATTTACCGGCCAATGCTTTTATCGGCAAAACGGAACAGGAAATCTTGGGGGAAGATGTATCCGCTTACACGAAAGACATTGAAGCCCGCGTGCTGAAAGGCGAGATGATTGAAGAAGAGCACACCCGAAGAATACATGGTGTTCCGGTCACTTTTATTGAGGTCCGAGTTCCCAATCGCAATGCTGATAATCAGATAATCGGGCTCTGCGGAATTGCGAGGGATATTACCGAACGCAAGAAGACGGATTTTGTACCTCCCAATCAAATCGACAAGTATTCCTCACCGGTAATGAAGCAAACCATGGCCAGACTCATCATGGCTGCCGAACGCGAAGCGACTATCCTTCTGCTGGGAGAAAGCGGCTGCGGAAAAGACTATCTCGCCCGTTTCATCCACGTGCATTCGAAGAGAGCCGACGGACCTTTTTTCGCCATAAACTGTGCGGCAGTTGCGCCTGAATTGGCGGAATCGGAGCTTTTCGGGCACGAACGCGGAGCATTCACGGGTGCACACGGAAGAAAACGAGGCCTGTTGGAGTTAGCAGAAGGCGGGACTCTTCTTCTAAATGAAATCGGCGAGTTATCATTGACGCTCCAGGCAAAGCTTCTCACATTTCTGGATACACGCCAATTTAACCGTGTTGGGGGCGAAAAGAGTATTTCCGTTAATGCTCGACTAATTGCCGCCACCAACAGGGATCTCGAAAAAGAAGTTGAAAGCGGCCGTTTCAGAAAGGACCTTTATTACAGACTCAATGTGATTTCCATCAGTATTCCGCCATTGCGTGAACGACGCGAGGACATTCCCATTCTCGTGAGAGAGATGATTGCGAAATTGCGGAGCGAAATTCAGCTTCCGGGCATGCCGCATATTTCCCCGGCCGCGATGGATGCGCTCGTGAATTATCATTGGCCCGGAAACGTTCGGGAACTGCGCAATGTTCTGGAACGGGCCCTCATGCTTTCCGACAATAGGAATATCTCGCTCAGCCACCTGGGGCTGGATGGAAGCATCAGTAAAGAGTGGTCCATGTCTGTCAACTTCCCGCACGATCGAACTTTGAATGATATTACTCGGGAGGTGAAGAGTGCTCTCGTGAACGAGGCTCTTCGCAGATCCAATGGGAGTCGCCAGGGAGCTGCTCGACTGCTCGGGATTTCCCGTTACTCACTCAAGCATTATATGAATTCACTGGATCTCGATTTCGATGAGGATTAA
- a CDS encoding response regulator has protein sequence MPIVTLNLKPVEILLIEDNPVDATMTKQALREGKIKVNLNVVTDGVEAIKFLKRSGMYEKTPRPDLILLDLNLPKKSGREVLQEIKSDGDLKTIPVVVLTTSKAEEDIVKSYELHANCFISKPVDLDRFTEVVKSIEDFWFTVVKLPDD, from the coding sequence ATGCCTATAGTCACTCTGAATCTCAAGCCAGTGGAAATCCTGCTCATTGAAGATAATCCTGTTGACGCGACGATGACCAAACAGGCTCTTCGCGAAGGAAAGATCAAGGTCAATTTGAATGTGGTGACTGACGGGGTGGAAGCCATAAAGTTCTTGAAGAGATCAGGCATGTACGAAAAAACCCCGCGCCCGGATTTGATTCTCCTGGATCTTAATCTGCCCAAAAAGAGCGGCCGAGAGGTGCTTCAAGAGATAAAGAGTGATGGAGATCTTAAAACCATCCCGGTTGTGGTGTTAACGACTTCAAAAGCAGAGGAAGATATTGTAAAAAGCTATGAGTTACATGCAAATTGTTTCATCTCAAAACCCGTGGATCTCGATCGGTTTACAGAAGTGGTGAAATCAATCGAAGACTTTTGGTTTACCGTGGTAAAATTACCTGACGATTGA
- a CDS encoding sensor histidine kinase, with the protein MTIRRRLQVGSLLFAVFCLLIVGKVCLDARYTEQALNELRLDAEIVRSAFDLQVLADQWLSDPQEGSLLQWNAKNATLAKLLRRISESGRTDSRSIDELHQDHSRIRTIFGDIVQIRQENEELSNPKMSRVEQDLKQMLNVKLQSMASKASNTYRASESAVLITIRRSVDALLVLLILMLLLIIGNWIQVHRAIIYPLGILAHGAEIIGSGNLDHTVDIESKDEVGKVASSFNQMAANLKKTISQVEQEIKERRQAQVALQEQAAELARSNADLEQFAYAASHDLQEPLRNISSCMQMLERWYRDSLGAEGKQLICYAVDSANRMKDLINDLLVYSRVGARVKEFRLTDTARVFDSAAANLRLAIIESGAMITRDDLPRILADDILLIQVFQNLLSNALKFRGRDDLQIHVSAKQRDSEWVFSVQDNGIGIEPEFFERIFSIFQRLHTRAEYPGTGIGLALTKRILDHHGGKIWVESEYGKGSTFFFTIPDRR; encoded by the coding sequence ATGACAATCAGGAGACGACTCCAAGTAGGTTCGCTTCTCTTCGCAGTCTTTTGTTTGCTCATTGTGGGAAAAGTTTGTCTGGACGCTCGTTATACCGAACAGGCATTGAACGAGCTGAGGTTGGATGCGGAGATCGTAAGAAGTGCTTTCGATTTGCAGGTTCTTGCCGATCAATGGCTATCGGATCCACAAGAAGGCTCTCTGCTGCAATGGAACGCGAAGAATGCGACCCTTGCAAAGCTTCTGCGCCGAATCAGTGAGTCCGGCCGAACGGACAGTCGATCGATAGATGAGCTGCACCAGGACCACAGCAGAATCAGAACGATTTTCGGCGATATTGTCCAGATAAGACAGGAAAATGAAGAGCTCTCAAATCCCAAAATGAGTCGGGTCGAGCAAGATCTCAAGCAGATGCTCAATGTGAAGCTCCAGTCTATGGCAAGTAAGGCATCAAATACGTACAGAGCTTCAGAATCTGCGGTCTTGATCACAATAAGAAGATCAGTGGACGCATTGCTGGTACTGCTCATCCTCATGCTGTTGCTCATAATCGGGAATTGGATACAGGTACATCGAGCAATAATATATCCCTTGGGCATCCTTGCACATGGAGCGGAAATTATCGGCAGCGGAAACTTGGACCATACGGTCGATATCGAAAGCAAGGATGAAGTGGGCAAAGTGGCTTCTTCGTTCAATCAGATGGCAGCGAACCTCAAGAAGACCATTTCTCAGGTCGAACAGGAAATTAAAGAACGCAGGCAAGCTCAAGTGGCGTTGCAGGAACAGGCCGCGGAATTGGCCCGTTCGAACGCCGACCTGGAGCAATTCGCGTATGCCGCTTCTCACGATCTCCAGGAGCCTCTCCGGAATATTTCGAGCTGTATGCAAATGCTCGAACGATGGTACAGAGACAGTCTTGGAGCTGAGGGGAAACAGCTCATTTGCTATGCGGTGGATTCGGCAAACCGGATGAAGGACCTCATTAACGATCTTCTGGTCTATTCGAGAGTGGGAGCACGCGTAAAGGAATTCCGATTGACAGATACTGCACGAGTATTCGATTCCGCAGCAGCAAATCTTCGGCTTGCAATCATTGAAAGTGGAGCGATGATCACACGCGATGATTTGCCTCGCATTCTCGCAGATGATATCCTGCTCATCCAGGTGTTTCAAAACCTCCTTTCCAATGCTCTTAAATTCAGAGGGAGAGACGATCTACAGATCCATGTTTCCGCAAAACAACGGGACAGTGAATGGGTGTTTTCCGTACAAGACAATGGCATAGGAATCGAACCCGAGTTTTTTGAACGAATTTTTTCTATTTTCCAGCGCCTTCACACACGAGCGGAGTATCCCGGCACCGGCATTGGACTTGCCTTGACAAAGAGGATATTGGACCATCACGGGGGTAAAATTTGGGTAGAATCCGAGTATGGAAAAGGTTCAACTTTCTTCTTTACCATACCCGATAGGAGATGA
- a CDS encoding ABC transporter substrate-binding protein, with protein MLTLRHRVGHANLRGAIRNYLLGLWGFFFVLFDMGITAAFFSGFQISEPVSLGSVESEISTPLSVAQEKTFFKRNRVEATITAYKSKTDAASDMLRGKLDKVVIGDFVASRLAVDGNDIQILATLREFGNVKRISMKDRAVNSVYDLKGKRIGLERDLEAERILSPHSSAHMEPEDVLTPDPDPKDQISALEHGEVDATVIFELFDHEIMEKLGSRARIVSTEREELMLGVPIGTEKLTRTKPNPVKNVLTSMVKVKTYVRRNPDDGREIAPKRLSPRVSLYGLEKRSTGSTAEVNVNQALVLTMEGQDQWLTSGRQPATGKLPNLLHFMELEALNHVKPGTVSIIH; from the coding sequence GTGTTGACCCTCAGACACAGAGTGGGGCACGCGAATCTAAGGGGGGCTATCCGGAATTATTTACTGGGGCTTTGGGGGTTCTTCTTCGTTCTTTTCGACATGGGAATAACAGCGGCCTTTTTCTCCGGTTTCCAAATATCAGAGCCGGTATCGTTGGGAAGTGTAGAATCTGAGATATCAACGCCTTTGTCGGTGGCTCAAGAAAAGACTTTTTTTAAGCGTAACCGCGTTGAAGCAACAATTACCGCGTACAAATCCAAGACGGATGCAGCATCGGACATGCTGAGGGGAAAGCTCGATAAGGTTGTTATCGGTGATTTCGTCGCTTCGAGATTGGCCGTAGATGGCAACGATATTCAGATCCTGGCGACATTACGCGAGTTTGGAAATGTGAAAAGAATATCGATGAAGGACCGCGCAGTTAATTCTGTTTACGATCTAAAGGGAAAGCGCATCGGACTGGAGCGGGATCTAGAGGCCGAGCGGATACTGAGCCCACACTCGTCGGCCCATATGGAACCTGAAGATGTACTCACTCCGGATCCGGACCCGAAGGACCAAATCAGTGCCCTTGAACACGGCGAAGTCGATGCAACGGTAATCTTTGAACTATTCGATCATGAGATAATGGAGAAGCTCGGCTCGCGTGCTCGTATCGTTTCTACGGAACGTGAAGAATTGATGCTTGGTGTCCCGATCGGCACCGAAAAACTGACGAGGACAAAACCGAATCCTGTAAAAAATGTCCTGACAAGTATGGTGAAGGTGAAAACTTATGTCCGGCGCAATCCGGACGATGGTCGAGAAATAGCCCCGAAGCGGTTGAGCCCAAGAGTCTCCTTATACGGACTCGAGAAGCGTTCGACCGGTTCCACTGCCGAAGTGAACGTGAATCAAGCCCTGGTACTCACAATGGAAGGTCAGGATCAATGGCTCACGTCCGGACGGCAACCAGCTACCGGGAAATTGCCTAATTTACTCCACTTCATGGAATTAGAAGCTTTGAATCACGTGAAACCCGGTACTGTCTCCATTATCCATTAG
- a CDS encoding carbohydrate kinase family protein, with translation MRILVSGSLAYDRIMDFPEKFSSYILPDKIHVLNVCFMVNGLKEQFGGTAGNIAYNLALLGENPLILATAGKDFDSYKVWLQSLGLSLEGIRAIPEEFTAGAYITTDIADNQITGFNPGAMKYACNYTIDGTEPSDTIAIIAPGNLDDMYLYCKDCREKQIPYIFDPGQSIPALKPDRIADMINGSKLLISNDYELEMILRTTGLSQEDILERTEAIITTLGEDGALIKTRQGQVPIPAAKADKVSDPTGAGDAFRAGLLKGLVTGNSLEESARMGAVCASFGVECQGTQCHRFTIDEYWQRYRANFGERS, from the coding sequence ATGCGCATTCTGGTGTCGGGATCACTCGCATACGACAGAATCATGGATTTCCCCGAAAAATTCTCCAGCTATATCCTTCCTGATAAGATTCACGTGCTGAACGTATGTTTCATGGTGAATGGGCTGAAAGAGCAGTTCGGCGGAACTGCGGGCAATATTGCCTACAACTTGGCTCTGTTGGGCGAGAATCCGCTCATTCTTGCGACCGCGGGAAAGGACTTTGACAGTTACAAAGTGTGGTTACAATCTCTCGGTTTGTCCCTGGAAGGAATACGAGCCATTCCCGAAGAGTTCACGGCAGGTGCTTATATCACTACGGACATAGCAGATAATCAGATCACCGGATTCAATCCCGGCGCCATGAAGTATGCGTGCAATTATACAATAGACGGAACAGAACCGTCCGACACCATAGCGATAATCGCCCCCGGCAATCTGGATGACATGTATCTCTACTGCAAAGATTGCAGAGAAAAACAGATTCCTTATATTTTCGATCCGGGCCAATCGATACCCGCACTGAAACCGGACCGTATAGCTGATATGATCAATGGTTCGAAGCTGCTGATCTCCAACGATTACGAACTGGAGATGATTCTGCGAACAACAGGGTTGTCCCAGGAGGACATTCTCGAAAGAACCGAAGCCATTATCACTACCCTGGGAGAAGATGGCGCACTCATCAAGACGCGACAGGGACAGGTTCCCATTCCGGCTGCCAAGGCAGACAAGGTCTCCGATCCTACCGGAGCAGGCGATGCATTCAGAGCGGGTCTGCTGAAAGGACTCGTCACGGGAAATAGCCTCGAGGAATCAGCCAGAATGGGGGCCGTGTGCGCAAGCTTCGGAGTGGAATGCCAAGGCACCCAGTGCCACCGCTTCACTATAGACGAATACTGGCAGCGATACCGGGCAAATTTCGGCGAGCGGTCCTAG
- a CDS encoding acyloxyacyl hydrolase, whose amino-acid sequence MQANLNPGLSLQPHAFGECAQNNPDFLFVPPEMLNDYLVKLAYGRTFGTSTQLDYATFELSKRVSSFPALTYFGPAIGEVQVALMASYVFYYEGNIEKLKKLDFHDGYELAWVPKGRFTFPVWFGLNPYLESGAGLSYVSETYRNSGSRWNWSLLGGFGLEKNVCDSGVFSLGVQWRHLSNGNMWGTGDELHNSNSGTDMVQGMATFIQRF is encoded by the coding sequence TTGCAGGCAAATTTGAATCCGGGACTCTCGTTACAGCCGCACGCTTTTGGCGAATGTGCTCAGAATAACCCCGATTTTCTTTTTGTTCCCCCCGAGATGTTGAACGATTACCTGGTGAAGCTCGCGTACGGCCGGACCTTCGGCACTTCCACTCAGCTTGATTACGCTACATTTGAACTGAGCAAACGAGTTTCCAGCTTCCCTGCACTCACGTACTTCGGACCGGCTATCGGCGAGGTGCAAGTGGCGCTCATGGCTTCGTACGTGTTTTACTATGAAGGCAATATTGAAAAGTTGAAAAAGTTGGACTTCCATGACGGATACGAGCTTGCGTGGGTGCCGAAAGGGCGCTTCACGTTTCCGGTATGGTTCGGGCTCAACCCGTACCTGGAGAGTGGAGCAGGCCTCAGCTACGTGTCAGAGACCTACCGGAACTCAGGCTCCAGGTGGAACTGGTCGCTATTGGGAGGCTTCGGACTCGAGAAAAATGTATGTGATTCTGGTGTATTTTCCCTCGGCGTGCAATGGAGACATCTCTCGAACGGGAACATGTGGGGAACCGGAGACGAACTGCACAACTCCAATTCCGGCACGGACATGGTTCAGGGAATGGCCACGTTTATACAGCGATTCTAA
- the lepA gene encoding translation elongation factor 4: MDNIRNFSIIAHIDHGKSTLADRLLQITGVVGDHEFRDQMLDTMDIERERGITIKSQSVALPYRASDGKDYVLNLIDTPGHADFSYEVSRALVACEGALLVIDAAQGVQAQTLANFYMALELDLEVIPVINKIDLPSADVDRVKAQIEKDLGLDSDHALAISAKEGTGIEEVLEAVVNRIPHPKGDPNAPLKALIFDSHWDPYRGTIVHLRLFDGKLKPGEVIKFWSNNATYKVEEIGSFLIERKPRKELNAGQVGYMIAGIKTVSDTRIGDTVTLEDRPCKEALKGFKLVKPVVFSSFYPISSDDYEELAVALEKLKLNDASLTFEKDHSTALGHGFRCGFLGLLHLEIVQERLEREFNLSLILTAPSVQYVLVLKDGTETIIDNPAKYPDPVYIQSAKEPFIRASIILPDQFLGPVISLSIDRRGVQKDMHYLDSSRVELTFDLPLSEVLFDFYDRLKSVSRGYASFDYDFLEYRETELAKVDILVSGEKVDALSMLVHKDRAYQRARRACERLKNEIPRQLFKVAVQGAIGGKIIARETVSALRKDVTAKCYGGDITRKKKLLEKQKEGKKRMKQVGNVVIPQSAFLAVLKTDEDE; this comes from the coding sequence ATGGACAACATTAGAAATTTCAGCATTATTGCTCATATAGACCACGGCAAGTCTACTCTGGCAGATCGGCTCCTCCAAATTACGGGTGTAGTTGGAGACCACGAATTTCGGGATCAGATGCTCGACACCATGGATATCGAGCGTGAACGAGGGATTACGATCAAAAGCCAGAGTGTGGCGCTTCCCTATCGTGCTTCAGACGGCAAAGATTACGTTCTGAATCTCATTGATACACCGGGGCATGCCGATTTTTCGTACGAGGTATCCCGGGCTCTGGTCGCGTGCGAAGGTGCTCTTCTCGTGATCGATGCGGCCCAAGGTGTTCAGGCGCAGACGCTGGCCAATTTTTATATGGCTTTGGAATTGGATCTGGAAGTGATTCCGGTAATCAACAAAATAGATCTTCCTTCCGCCGATGTGGATCGAGTAAAGGCCCAGATCGAAAAAGATCTCGGGTTGGATTCCGATCATGCTCTGGCTATTTCGGCAAAAGAAGGAACCGGAATAGAAGAAGTGCTTGAAGCCGTGGTGAACAGGATTCCTCACCCGAAAGGGGACCCGAATGCGCCGCTGAAAGCTCTTATTTTCGATTCCCATTGGGACCCGTACAGGGGCACAATCGTCCATTTACGGCTCTTTGACGGGAAGCTCAAACCCGGTGAGGTTATCAAATTCTGGTCCAATAACGCTACGTATAAAGTGGAAGAAATCGGGAGTTTCCTCATTGAAAGAAAACCCCGCAAAGAGCTGAACGCCGGTCAGGTAGGGTACATGATTGCCGGTATCAAAACGGTGAGCGATACAAGAATCGGAGATACGGTTACCCTGGAAGACAGACCGTGCAAGGAAGCCCTCAAAGGCTTCAAGCTTGTGAAACCGGTCGTATTTTCGTCATTTTATCCGATCTCATCTGACGATTACGAGGAATTGGCCGTTGCATTGGAAAAGCTGAAGCTCAACGATGCTTCCCTCACCTTTGAGAAAGACCATTCGACAGCTCTCGGCCACGGATTCAGATGCGGCTTCCTTGGACTGTTACATCTGGAAATCGTTCAGGAACGGCTTGAACGGGAATTCAATCTTTCGCTCATTCTAACCGCTCCATCCGTGCAATACGTCCTCGTTCTGAAAGATGGAACGGAAACAATCATAGACAATCCTGCCAAGTACCCGGATCCCGTGTACATCCAATCAGCCAAAGAACCGTTCATTCGAGCATCCATCATCCTGCCGGACCAATTCCTCGGGCCTGTAATCAGCCTTTCCATCGATCGTCGCGGCGTTCAAAAAGACATGCACTATCTTGATTCCAGCAGAGTTGAGCTCACTTTCGATCTGCCGCTTTCCGAAGTGCTTTTCGACTTTTACGATCGCTTGAAATCAGTCTCCCGAGGATACGCATCTTTTGACTACGATTTCCTCGAGTACAGGGAAACCGAACTCGCAAAAGTGGACATTCTCGTGTCCGGCGAAAAAGTGGATGCGCTTTCCATGCTGGTACACAAAGACAGAGCGTACCAACGTGCCCGCCGAGCCTGCGAACGGCTCAAGAACGAGATACCTCGCCAATTGTTTAAGGTTGCAGTCCAAGGCGCAATCGGAGGCAAAATCATCGCACGGGAGACAGTATCCGCTCTCCGAAAAGACGTTACCGCCAAATGCTACGGTGGAGATATTACCCGCAAGAAAAAACTCCTGGAAAAACAAAAAGAAGGCAAAAAACGTATGAAACAAGTCGGAAACGTCGTCATCCCACAATCAGCCTTCCTCGCAGTCCTCAAAACCGACGAAGACGAATGA